gcagttaaaatgaacgtTTGTGCTATCAtactttttgagttattaaagaTAATTTTCCGGCGATGACCTAATcaggtgatgatgtcatcaccacCCGCCATTCTCCAAATGAAACCCAAATAGTCTCATTCTTTTCATCTTCGTTCGTGCTGTTTggtgcaaataaaatacatttgtggTTGAAAAGATTTCTCCGATGACGCCACAGCCTGCTGTGCGCTAGTCCGGTGCCAAGGAGCAACACCAACTTGTCCTATTTTAGTGTCACTGGCCCTCACAGCGAGAAGAACGTTGgagcattatgaggaaaaaatcatattttgggagcataaagttgaaacattaaagaaaaaatacattctttttgCAAAGTCGGAATACTAtgagtaaagtaaaaatattatgagaataaagtcagaatgttatgaaaagaacatttagatgatttaagaagaaattatttggaaaaatgtttcaaacattttttaaaaacagcaaaaacggggaccaaaaagagcaaagacggaCTTGCAAGTCGCTACTAATcggctttttcgctgcaatgacaaagctgagatgcagttttttcttcaaCTGTCTCGAGCTTCCTAGCATATCTcgacaaaacatcaaagtgtcaAAGGTGCATCCTTTCATCTTTCACCGTGTGGCCCCCGCTGgagtaaaagtttggacacccctgctcaaaGGTGTACGCATGCAAAAATCCTGCTTGAATGCAGTCAATCACGCTCGCTGGCATGACTTCAGCAGTGTTTACTTTCGTGGCTGTGCTTCAGCGATGTTGTACATCAGCGCTTCTGCTTTGATTTATTGACTTTTCGACCCTCTCATGCAAATAAAGTCACCAAACTGTCGGAGACAGAAGTGCGAGCGCACCACACGAAGTAGAGTAAGACACACGTGCATTGGTTTGTAGAAATAACAGAATAGGTTGCAGTCGTGTGGCACGACCAACACCCCTGAAAGCCACTATTGGTGCCCCTAATGGAGTGTCCCTAATGGAGTGCCCCTAATGGAGTGCCCCTAATGGAGTGCCCCTAATGGAGTGCCCCTAATGGAGTGTCCCTCGGGTGCCAAGCAAAACAAGCTGCACGGGCTTCACGTTTCAGCATCAGGATTAGGTTGCAgttgtttgctttgcttttccatTCAAACCGGTTTGAAACCACAACTGACTTTGGGAGCCGCCACTGATTTTGCAAACAAAGATTACAACaaagaatgactttttttttttttttaaatagggtAAATAAATAACTAGATGGCTATTGGAGTTTAGGAGAGAAAGTCTACTTCCTGCCACACAGGGGGATGTCACTTTGGGGGgagggggatagggtggggggAAGCAGCACTaaactgtggaaaaaaatgagttaaaaataggCACACTTATTTTAAAAGTAAGTGCAAACTTGAGTATTGAAGTTCTTCTAATCTTGGTCCGTGTAACCGGCTCAAGGTGGTGCGGGCTTTGAAATATTCCAAGAGGGATGTTTAAACTCCATCTTGTGACACGAGGCCCACTTGGCGTAAATGGCTTTCTCCGTGATGAAGCGGTGCCCGCCGCGCCTCGTCCGCTCGTGGATTCTGTACATGCGGCATTCGTCCATCCTGCCCCGCTCGTAGTAATGGTAGGGGACCGCGCTGTGATCGGTTCCACTGCCGAGGGAAGGAAGGGAGGGGGCAGAAGGGCAAAGGTCACATGGGACAcacgatgtacagtatatattcccaAAATACGCAATACTCTTTATTGTACTTCATGTCAATACCTCAGCGCTGCTGCACCTTATCACTGTACTGCATACTTGGTGGGTATTTGACATTCTGTATTTTACACCGGTTACGTTTGGAACACTTGCGCTTtaacgcaggggtgtcaaactggtgccatggagggccgagacactgcaggttttctttccagccagtcactaaagcaggtgattttaatgatcaacaccttcagtttgagggaaggagctcatcaattaaatcacctgctgaagaaactgcttGGAGTGTGACACACGTGCTTTAACGTGTCTGAACGCTGCTAGAAACGAGTGTGTGCAATCAGCATCTCTTACCTTCTATTggcaaaaatacatagaaaagatttcagcaaataaaaaattatttaagaattaatattgatttttttaatcattagaTTTAACTGtttgataataaaaaaatatttaaaaaatgaataatgtaaTGCATTATTTCCCAATTGAATGaatattttaataatcaatTTAATTGCCTTGAGATTTGAGTTGCAATACACGTGTTGAATTTCAAGATTGGACGTGCTGTTTTGCGACGTGGTGTTGGTCTTCCTACTTGTAACAAACACTCCGCACGGCTGTCGACTCACTTGCAGTGGTGGGCGTTGATCATGCCGTACACGCAGATGCTGTCGCACATCTCCATGGCCAGGACCATCGTGAAGAATCCCGTGCTGAGATACGTTCCCGACTTCAGCCTGAGCGGGAGACACACAGTCTTCAAAACGTCCGCCCGGGGAGCTTTTGAGGCCCTCGGCATGTTGTGAAACATAGGATTATTTCCTTACACAGGTGGTCCCCGTGTCACGTGTTGTGTTACAACgcataaataaaatgtacaaaaagtaaaaaaaaaaaaaaaaaaaaaagaataagaaaaagaaaaaagaagaaataaaaagaagaatACGTAATCGCTTGCTATTTTCCGTTTtcacttttttcccttcattatgtctctcAAGTGTGAGCTTCTGATTGCAGTGCCCCAAAGAAAGGGAAAGTGAAAAGCAAAGCGAGAGGTAGATGTCGTAAAATGCTCACAAAGTGGCCCGTCCGAGGCGCTCAAACGTTGTGACCGGCGGTGCAccataattatcgggccgatatcaggggaattatgacgtcataccgataaatccgataacttATTTTAGAAACCAtactcctttttttctcctgcctgcgaCGTTAACGGGCTGTCGTGACTTCCACTGACctcacttggaaacaaacattcGCTTTCAGCGGAAGACAATTCATGTGCTAATTGTGCCAAATGCTCCGCGGGGAGGGTgggaaaagacaaaacattgagcacacacaaaaaaccttatcagccacctgaaatgccagcctgaaaagcacaaaaggtttgccagagacctcgtggcgtcacaccggctgttcagagcgtgtgtccgaatacagtgcaccttgctgggccacgccaggttgctcctccccctctatactctggttctcctggtattCGTGATGTGGTAGAAGTAacgtcatcatatttcattaggactaatcaattgaatcctaatttgttcgagtccttcttacctccacctGTGCACCAACCACAGTTCAATCCAAATGTAAAGAGTAGACACAAACTACAGAAGCACTCGAAGAGCGCAGACCCCCGCCAAGCGCCATCATTcaccccccatattgtgattcacaccaaaacgataatcctacatttttttggatcagtctttgacattttgtagaaccttttggaaacttgtcctgtaatttttttctgGAGTTATATgcgcaaatgccaaaaatggtcctctCTTGCAACGTTACAGAATCCTTTAACAAactcctggatccagacggtgatccggatcacacccaaaatttaatcagttcttccatatcccactTCCAACGATTCctgaacatttcatccaaatccattcagaacttttcacgTTACTTTGCCACAAACGGATAAACGGCGGCAAAAACATAAAGTAACCTCTGCACCGCGCTTGCGCTTTGGTCTGCGCTCGGTTCCATATCGGCCTTGAGATGCAGAAAGTTATCAGTTTGAAGAAAAACGAAGATggtctgctcctatgaaaaggagagtgataactaagcagcacaGTGGTTGTGTGGAGTCACAAAACAGTCGTAGGAACGGAACACATTCTCATACACCGCTGAGAAAGTAATCCCACCTGTTCTTTCCGGTTTCATTCTGAAAGACTTGGTCACAGTGCTCCACTCTCTCCTGGGTCATGGCATACAGTCGGATATTGGGATACTTCCTGGCTATCCTCAGGAGAGCGTTAAAGACGCCGCCCCTCCCGTCCGTCCTCATTTTCTTCTCGGGACCCCAGAACACGTAGGCGGTGTCGGCCGCCTCTTCAAAGTAGTAGCGCTCATTCTTCACTAGGTGGGGGGCGCTGGTGTGGGACACAACCCGCACGCTGGTCCGGCTGCCCACGTCCTTCTCGTAGCCCAGCGTGGGCGCGTTGTTCATGCGGATCACGCACTGGGCGCTGTCGATGTCGGCGCCCGAGCCCGCTCCCAGCATCTGGCCGGAACTGGAGACTAAGGCACACTGTTTGAAGTGCATGTTCAAGAActgcaaagacacacaaaatCACCAATTTTGACATTAAAACTCTAAATTAAAATACTGATGCCAGCATCTCATACAGTGGTGTGTACAGATAAAGAACACTCCTGGGGGagaaaatagatttaaaaaaaatgagaacCACGAGACTAAGGCGTGTTGAAATGTTACTTCATCCATTACTTGTACATTTCTATCCATCAACCTAGCAGTGCAAGATGGGTCAAGGGTCTCACCTGGTCCACAAAGTCCGGGCTGACCCTCACATATCCTCTGAGTCCATTAACTTGTTGCACGACGGGTGGGGCACCCTCCCGTGTGAGCACATGTCCGAACCAAAACAAGACCGGGAGGCTTATGCTGAGCAGGCAAAGCCACCGGAACGTCTGTGTGCGCAGAGACATGCTGAATCAAGTTTTGGACTGTAACAGAATCGCAACCATCACCTGACGCGTTCAAGCACACAGGACTTACCATACATTTCATGTCGGCGCCTTGGGGACAGCCCTGGCGTGACTCATGTTCCCAGTCTCCAGGAAGGCGTGCTCAAGTCATGGCAACGCCTTTTGTTTTCATGGTGGCTCGGTTCCGTTACGTTTACCCACGACCTTACCTTGACCTTGCCGTTCAGTTCATGTCCCAAGGACTACATACGTCAAGGTTTGTAGTTCAAATGTGT
This Dunckerocampus dactyliophorus isolate RoL2022-P2 chromosome 17, RoL_Ddac_1.1, whole genome shotgun sequence DNA region includes the following protein-coding sequences:
- the st6galnac4 gene encoding alpha-N-acetyl-neuraminyl-2,3-beta-galactosyl-1,3-N-acetyl-galactosaminide alpha-2,6-sialyltransferase isoform X1 produces the protein MSLRTQTFRWLCLLSISLPVLFWFGHVLTREGAPPVVQQVNGLRGYVRVSPDFVDQFLNMHFKQCALVSSSGQMLGAGSGADIDSAQCVIRMNNAPTLGYEKDVGSRTSVRVVSHTSAPHLVKNERYYFEEAADTAYVFWGPEKKMRTDGRGGVFNALLRIARKYPNIRLYAMTQERVEHCDQVFQNETGKNRLKSGTYLSTGFFTMVLAMEMCDSICVYGMINAHHCNGTDHSAVPYHYYERGRMDECRMYRIHERTRRGGHRFITEKAIYAKWASCHKMEFKHPSWNISKPAPP
- the st6galnac4 gene encoding alpha-N-acetyl-neuraminyl-2,3-beta-galactosyl-1,3-N-acetyl-galactosaminide alpha-2,6-sialyltransferase isoform X2; the encoded protein is MKCMTFRWLCLLSISLPVLFWFGHVLTREGAPPVVQQVNGLRGYVRVSPDFVDQFLNMHFKQCALVSSSGQMLGAGSGADIDSAQCVIRMNNAPTLGYEKDVGSRTSVRVVSHTSAPHLVKNERYYFEEAADTAYVFWGPEKKMRTDGRGGVFNALLRIARKYPNIRLYAMTQERVEHCDQVFQNETGKNRLKSGTYLSTGFFTMVLAMEMCDSICVYGMINAHHCNGTDHSAVPYHYYERGRMDECRMYRIHERTRRGGHRFITEKAIYAKWASCHKMEFKHPSWNISKPAPP